A genomic stretch from Antarcticibacterium flavum includes:
- a CDS encoding IS1182 family transposase: MQGKKDYQEKLFTSFRLSDRIPKENFYRRLKEALNLDFLYPLTQKFYGGSGQKSIDPVVYFKICLVGYLENITTDRGVMDHCAMRLDILYFLGYDVDEELPWHSTISRTRKLFPDDIFKEVFTRVLKLCIEAGLVSGHTQAIDSAPVKANASMDSLELKVPAEDLEEHLSKLRVQSSSDRKAKGNKAPKEQQSITASKSELQEIKSRNKKWSKDQDMKPGAKNKGSKYTSNKTHYSPTDPDAWISVKPGKARKLNYLCNIAVDTRTNVITDVQAYHADKKDTKYLQDTARRLNRRLRREGLIWENVLADAGYSSGENYAYFENKGLTTYIPPHGTYKGGPEGFQYFKEGNYWLCPQGKKVIHRNQKMENGNLKDNYFTTRADCKGCPIKTACIGKSHEKRINITAYREEYNRNIERVNSRRGRYMKGKRQSTVEPVFGTLKEFMGLRKINTIGIRQANKCMHLAAIAYNLKKYLKFTTKRVKSGAGQLPSLSPFKNLLQELINLPVRQLHLSY; the protein is encoded by the coding sequence ATGCAAGGCAAAAAAGACTATCAGGAAAAACTCTTCACTTCTTTTAGGTTGAGTGATCGAATTCCAAAAGAAAATTTTTATCGCAGATTAAAGGAAGCCCTTAACCTGGATTTCCTCTATCCTCTTACTCAAAAATTCTACGGCGGGAGCGGACAAAAAAGTATCGATCCCGTGGTGTATTTCAAGATCTGCCTGGTGGGATATCTTGAGAATATCACTACCGATCGTGGCGTGATGGACCATTGTGCGATGCGCTTGGACATCCTTTATTTTTTAGGATATGATGTAGATGAGGAACTACCTTGGCACAGCACCATAAGCCGTACCCGTAAACTTTTTCCCGATGATATTTTTAAAGAGGTCTTCACCCGGGTATTGAAATTATGCATTGAAGCAGGACTGGTTAGCGGCCACACACAGGCAATAGATTCAGCTCCCGTAAAAGCCAATGCTTCTATGGACAGCCTGGAGCTTAAAGTCCCGGCAGAAGATCTCGAGGAGCATCTCTCAAAGCTGCGTGTTCAAAGCAGCAGTGACCGAAAGGCCAAAGGAAACAAAGCTCCTAAAGAACAACAAAGTATAACGGCCAGTAAATCTGAACTACAGGAAATCAAGAGCCGAAACAAGAAATGGAGCAAGGACCAGGATATGAAACCCGGCGCAAAAAACAAAGGCAGTAAATACACCAGCAACAAAACCCATTACAGCCCAACCGATCCCGATGCGTGGATTAGTGTCAAACCCGGTAAGGCCAGAAAACTAAATTATCTGTGCAACATCGCCGTTGATACCAGGACAAATGTGATAACAGATGTACAAGCCTACCACGCAGATAAAAAAGACACTAAATACCTTCAGGACACCGCCAGGAGATTAAACAGACGTCTTCGCCGGGAAGGCCTCATCTGGGAAAATGTACTGGCAGATGCCGGTTACAGCAGTGGTGAAAATTATGCTTATTTCGAAAACAAAGGTCTCACCACTTACATTCCTCCACATGGAACTTACAAAGGTGGACCGGAGGGTTTCCAATATTTCAAAGAAGGGAATTACTGGCTATGTCCCCAGGGGAAAAAGGTAATTCACCGTAATCAGAAAATGGAAAACGGAAACCTAAAGGATAATTATTTTACTACAAGAGCCGATTGTAAAGGCTGTCCCATAAAAACGGCCTGCATTGGTAAAAGCCACGAAAAACGAATCAATATCACAGCTTATCGCGAGGAATATAACAGAAATATTGAGCGAGTAAATAGCAGGCGTGGTCGTTATATGAAAGGGAAACGCCAAAGCACGGTGGAGCCTGTCTTCGGAACTCTCAAGGAATTTATGGGCCTCCGGAAAATAAACACCATCGGAATTCGCCAGGCGAATAAATGTATGCACCTGGCCGCCATTGCATATAACCTCAAAAAATATCTGAAATTCACCACAAAACGGGTAAAATCAGGAGCAGGACAGCTTCCTTCGCTTTCGCCTTTTAAAAACCTCCTCCAGGAGCTTATAAACTTACCTGTAAGACAACTTCATTTGAGTTATTAA
- a CDS encoding retropepsin-like aspartic protease family protein: MKKFLLFLLLNGLFTNLYSQTLGVNETINYINNLYEENKSNKMVSLKMDGTLRVGNKDSDHWSYHMNINEVKTRKSYKKGNYDIVCKEYGANCIELRVSTGPRQDPTYAMPILLHTSQYNKDKLFNAFSYLIAIASASEKYKRNDNDPFAPGNFNISSSEIKNLNNEKNTSLRKSNGVFFVDVSFGILKEEFILDTGASDMLINESIERKLIAENIITKEDYIQPGLYRIADGSIVQCRRLIIPEIKVGSFIVKNVQASVGYGEAPLLLGKSFLDKFSSWSVNNQSQTLELKI; encoded by the coding sequence ATGAAAAAATTTTTACTTTTCTTACTATTGAATGGTTTATTTACAAATCTATACTCACAGACTCTTGGGGTAAATGAAACCATTAATTACATTAATAATTTATATGAAGAGAACAAATCCAATAAAATGGTTTCATTGAAAATGGATGGGACATTAAGAGTTGGAAATAAGGATTCGGACCATTGGTCTTACCATATGAATATTAATGAAGTCAAAACCAGAAAAAGCTATAAAAAAGGTAATTATGATATAGTATGCAAGGAATATGGAGCTAATTGTATAGAATTAAGAGTTTCTACCGGTCCGCGACAAGATCCTACATATGCAATGCCGATCTTATTGCATACGAGTCAGTACAACAAAGATAAGTTGTTTAATGCCTTTTCTTATCTAATTGCAATTGCCTCGGCAAGCGAAAAATATAAACGTAATGACAATGATCCTTTCGCTCCTGGAAATTTCAATATTTCGAGTTCAGAAATTAAAAACTTGAATAATGAAAAAAATACGAGCCTTAGAAAATCCAACGGTGTATTCTTTGTTGATGTCTCGTTTGGGATCTTAAAAGAGGAATTTATTTTAGATACAGGAGCAAGCGATATGTTGATTAACGAAAGTATAGAAAGAAAGTTAATAGCAGAAAATATTATTACCAAAGAAGATTACATACAACCCGGCTTATACCGAATTGCAGATGGGAGTATTGTGCAATGCAGGAGATTAATTATACCTGAAATAAAAGTAGGCTCCTTTATTGTCAAAAATGTACAAGCATCTGTTGGTTACGGAGAGGCACCACTTCTATTAGGTAAAAGTTTTCTCGATAAATTCTCCTCTTGGTCAGTAAATAATCAATCTCAAACTTTAGAGTTAAAAATATAA
- a CDS encoding transposase, producing the protein MENGNLKDNYFTTRADCKGCPIKTACIGKSHEKRINITAYREEYDRNIERVNSRRGRYMKGKRQSTVEPVFGTLKEFMGLRKINRQTNVCTWPPLHIT; encoded by the coding sequence ATGGAAAACGGAAACCTAAAGGATAATTATTTTACTACAAGAGCAGATTGTAAAGGCTGTCCCATAAAAACGGCCTGCATTGGTAAAAGCCACGAAAAACGAATCAATATCACAGCTTATCGCGAGGAATATGACAGGAATATAGAACGAGTAAATAGCAGGCGTGGTCGTTATATGAAAGGCAAACGCCAAAGCACGGTGGAGCCTGTCTTCGGAACTCTCAAGGAATTTATGGGCCTACGGAAAATAAACAGGCAAACAAATGTATGCACCTGGCCACCATTGCATATAACCTGA